One window of Nymphaea colorata isolate Beijing-Zhang1983 chromosome 1, ASM883128v2, whole genome shotgun sequence genomic DNA carries:
- the LOC116246030 gene encoding probable inactive purple acid phosphatase 16, translating into MSIHSPPFSRRTPCFLFFIFLVFNVGAGRDGGSIVQIKIPGKSLRFANSSAFKIALFADLHFGENAWTDWGPLQDINSQAVMSTVLDREKPDFVIYLGDVITANNIPIQNASQYWDQAIAPTRERGIPWASVFGNHDDMPFVWPSEWFSGEGIPEIRCSPSNATLTYESTCYFKGTTRKELLEKEMQNDLSVTLEGPSFLWPGVSNYVLQISSSKDEEEPIAYLYFLDSGGGSYPEVISAAQSRWFQQESERLNPDGRVPEIIFWHIPSTAFKSVSPWFGIHKPCVGSINKEKVAPQEAEWGMMDVLTARKSAKAVFVGHNHGLDWCCPYKSLWLCFARHTGYGGYGNWARGARILELREDPFSLKSWIRMEDGAVHSRVTLAP; encoded by the exons atgagtaTTCATTCGCCCCCTTTCTCCCGCCGTACTCCctgcttcctcttcttcatcttcctcgtCTTCAACGTCGGAGCAGGACGCGACGGCGGCTCGATTGTGCAGATCAAGATACCAGGGAAGTCTCTCCGGTTCGCTAACTCGTCGGCGTTCAAGATCGCGCTCTTCGCCGATCTCCACTTCGGAGAGAATGCCTGGACGGATTGGGGCCCTCTTCAGGATATCAACTCTCAGGCCGTCATGTCGACCGTTCTCGATCGGGAAAAGCCTG ATTTTGTGATTTATCTGGGAGATGTCATCACCGCTAACAATATACCAATCCAAAATGCAAGCCAGTATTGGGATCAAGCTATTGCACCGACCAGAGAGAGGGGGATACCTTGGGCTTCAGTGTTTGGTAACCATGACGACATGCCGTTCGTGTGGCCTTCAGAATGGTTCTCAGGCGAGGGAATCCCTGAAATTCGATGCTCACCGTCAAATGCAACCCTCACTT ATGAAAGTACTTGTTACTTCAAAGGCACAACAAGAAAGGAGCTCTTGGAGAAAGAGATGCAGAATGATTTATCTGTTACCTTAGAAGGGCCATCCTTTCTGTGGCCAGGTGTGTCAAATTATGTGTTGCAGATCTCGTCATCCAAGGATGAAGAGGAGCCAATTGCTTATCTATATTTCCTGGATTCTGGTGGGGGCTCTTACCCTGAGGTGATTTCTGCTGCACAGTCAAGATGGTTCCAGCAGGAGTCTGAGCGGCTCAACCCTGACGGAAG GGTGCCAGAAATAATCTTTTGGCATATACCAAGTACAGCTTTCAAGTCTGTTTCTCCTTGGTTTGGAATACATAAACCCTGTGTTGGATCTATCAACAAAGAGAAGGTCGCACCTCAAGAAGCCGAATGGGGCATGATGGACGTGCTAACAGCAAGAAAATCGGCCAAG GCAGTGTTTGTTGGTCACAACCATGGGTTGGACTGGTGCTGTCCCTACAAGAGTCTGTGGCTGTGTTTTGCTCGTCATACTGGTTATGGTGGATATGGTAATTGGGCAAGAGGAGCTAGGATTCTTGAATTGCGTGAAGATCCATTTTCTCTCAAGTCCTGGATAAGAATGGAAGATGGTGCGGTACATAGTAGAGTTACCTTAGCCCCTTGA
- the LOC116246031 gene encoding transcription factor ORG2-like isoform X2, translated as MTATMTAQDLYTYIRAEEKPSGVAFRRRRMFIQPPAGLPSSSCAGEDWMFCGDTREVEDLSCISWGAVDAATFRDPSFQLSSYGTPAFDDAQGSCTMDGDQHTVAKKLSHNANERYRRKRMNSLYSSLRSLLPNADQTKKLSVPATVSRALKYIPELQKQVESLIQKRRQILERISRHENGKSGDMNNIDPLLPVAPLITATRVHDNELLVQVSTSRRQGYHLSELVRNLEEEGLQLLNASTFGSGEGRVFYSLYLKMEDKCTKMDSEAIRQKLILLSGTRGAK; from the exons ATGACGGCAACGATGACAGCACAAGAtctgtatacatatatacgtgCAGAAGAGAAGCCATCGGGGGTGGCCTTCCGACGCCGTAGAATGTTCATCCAACCGCCAGCGGGCCTGCCTTCGAGTTCTTGTGCAGGAGAAGATTGGATGTTTTGCGGGGATACAAGGGAAGTGGAAGATCTTTCGTGCATTAGCTGGGGCGCCGTGGACGCGGCCACCTTCCGGGACCCTTCCTTTCAGTTATCTTCTTACGGCACGCCGGCGTTCGACGATGCTCAGGGATCGTGCACCATGGATGGAGATCAACATACGGTTGCAAAGAAACTCAGCCACAACGCCAACGAGAGGTATCGCCGGAAGAGGATGAACTCCCTCTACTCTTCTCTCCGGTCGCTGCTGCCAAACGCCGACCAAACG AAAAAGCTAAGCGTCCCTGCAACGGTTTCCCGTGCACTTAAATACATACCTGAGCTGCAGAAACAAGTGGAGAGTCTGATTCAGAAGAGAAGACAGATCTTGGAGAGAATATCCAGGCATGAAAACGGGAAATCCGGTGATATGAACAATATCGATCCTTTACTCCCGGTGGCACCCCTGATAACGGCCACGCGAGTTCATGATAATGAATTGCTGGTTCAGGTGTCTACTTCAAGAAGACAGGGATACCACCTATCAGAACTTGTGAGGAACTTGGAAGAAGAAGGCCTCCAACTGCTGAATGCATCTACTTTTGGGTCTGGTGAAGGGAGAGTCTTCTATAGCCTATATCTTAAG ATGGAAGACAAATGCACAAAGATGGATAGTGAAGCAATTCGACAGAAGCTAATCCTTCTTTCTGGGACAAGGGGAGCAAAATAG
- the LOC116246031 gene encoding transcription factor ORG2-like isoform X1 yields MTATMTAQDLYTYIRAEEKPSGVAFRRRRMFIQPPAGLPSSSCAGEDWMFCGDTREVEDLSCISWGAVDAATFRDPSFQLSSYGTPAFDDAQGSCTMDGDQHTVAKKLSHNANERYRRKRMNSLYSSLRSLLPNADQTKKLSVPATVSRALKYIPELQKQVESLIQKRRQILERISRHENGKSGDMNNIDPLLPVAPLITATRVHDNELLVQVSTSRRQGYHLSELVRNLEEEGLQLLNASTFGSGEGRVFYSLYLKVRVLILLAISIHLTECYSRIHDSGSCSW; encoded by the exons ATGACGGCAACGATGACAGCACAAGAtctgtatacatatatacgtgCAGAAGAGAAGCCATCGGGGGTGGCCTTCCGACGCCGTAGAATGTTCATCCAACCGCCAGCGGGCCTGCCTTCGAGTTCTTGTGCAGGAGAAGATTGGATGTTTTGCGGGGATACAAGGGAAGTGGAAGATCTTTCGTGCATTAGCTGGGGCGCCGTGGACGCGGCCACCTTCCGGGACCCTTCCTTTCAGTTATCTTCTTACGGCACGCCGGCGTTCGACGATGCTCAGGGATCGTGCACCATGGATGGAGATCAACATACGGTTGCAAAGAAACTCAGCCACAACGCCAACGAGAGGTATCGCCGGAAGAGGATGAACTCCCTCTACTCTTCTCTCCGGTCGCTGCTGCCAAACGCCGACCAAACG AAAAAGCTAAGCGTCCCTGCAACGGTTTCCCGTGCACTTAAATACATACCTGAGCTGCAGAAACAAGTGGAGAGTCTGATTCAGAAGAGAAGACAGATCTTGGAGAGAATATCCAGGCATGAAAACGGGAAATCCGGTGATATGAACAATATCGATCCTTTACTCCCGGTGGCACCCCTGATAACGGCCACGCGAGTTCATGATAATGAATTGCTGGTTCAGGTGTCTACTTCAAGAAGACAGGGATACCACCTATCAGAACTTGTGAGGAACTTGGAAGAAGAAGGCCTCCAACTGCTGAATGCATCTACTTTTGGGTCTGGTGAAGGGAGAGTCTTCTATAGCCTATATCTTAAGGTCAGAGTTCTGATTCTGCTAGCTATTAGTATCCATTTGACCGAGTGCTACTCCCGAATACATGATTCAGGTTCCTGTTCTTGGTAG